The genomic stretch TTGGGTGGTTTTAACTGGCGCGTGTTTTTAGGCCTAATCGTGATTTTGGGCGTGGCTTTTGTCGGCTTGATTGCATCAAGTCCGTATCGTTTGGCGCGCGTCACTGGCTTTTTAGATCCGTGGCAAGACCCGTACGGCAAGGGTTATCAGCTTAGCCACTCCTTGATTGCCTTTGGCCGTGGTGAATGGCACGGCGTCGGCCTTGGCGCGAGTGTCGAAAAATTATCGTATTTGCCGGAAGCGCATACCGACTTTTTAATGGCGATTATTGCGGAAGAGTTTGGTTTTCTCGGAATTGCTGTCGTCATTGCATTGTTTATGTTTTTTGTGTTCCGCGCTTTTGCGATTGGCGTACAAGCGACGAAACTCGAACGTCATTGGCATGCACTGGTAGCGCAAGGTATTGGTATTTGGATTGGTTTTCAATCCTTTATCAATATGGGCGTGAATATGGGTTTGATGCCGACAAAAGGGCTGACTTTGCCGCTACTATCGTTCGGTGGTTCGGGCATTGTCGCTAATATGATTGCGATTGGTTTATTGATGCGAATTGATTATGAAAATCGCCAGATGATCAGGGGGTATCGCCCATGAGCAAGCGAACTCTCTTGGTGATGGCGGGTGGCACCGGTGGGCATATTTTCCCCGCCTTAGCGGTTGCCAATGCGATGCGTGATAAGGGTTGGGATATTGTTTGGCTAGGTGCCAAAGGCGCGATGGAAACACGCGTTGTTCCGCAGCATGGCATTGATTTGGTGACTTTAGATATTACCGGAGTGCGCGGTAAAGGCTTACTGAAAAAACTGTCCCAACCGTGGGTGCAACTCAAAGCGCTGTGCGGCGCTTTGAATTTGATTTTCCGCCGTCGCCCCGATGTGGCGATTGGTTTTGGTGGTTTTACCGGCTTTCCCGGTGGCTTGGCGATGCGTTTGTGCTGGTTGCCGCTGGTGATTCATGAGCAAAACTCAGTGGCCGGTTTAACCAATAAAGCCTTATCAAAACTGGCCAATCGCGTGTTGTTTGCATTCCCAAGTGCCTTTCCTGGTCGCAACGGCTGCGTCGG from Chitinibacter sp. SCUT-21 encodes the following:
- the ftsW gene encoding putative lipid II flippase FtsW is translated as MRQIFYQAMRRMKPSMSSYDQAMFWCVTLLLSIGLVMVYSASIAMAEVDKDTGFRSHYFLQRHAAFLVVGISAAFATFNISTEKWRQWAPSLFIFGTFLLILVLIPGIGREVNGSRRWLSLFVINLQPSELMKFFVVLYAADYTVRKAHSMNTNLGESISKVLFPMALVMAVVGALLLLEPDFGAFTVITMIAMGALFLGGFNWRVFLGLIVILGVAFVGLIASSPYRLARVTGFLDPWQDPYGKGYQLSHSLIAFGRGEWHGVGLGASVEKLSYLPEAHTDFLMAIIAEEFGFLGIAVVIALFMFFVFRAFAIGVQATKLERHWHALVAQGIGIWIGFQSFINMGVNMGLMPTKGLTLPLLSFGGSGIVANMIAIGLLMRIDYENRQMIRGYRP